From one Alkalinema sp. FACHB-956 genomic stretch:
- a CDS encoding response regulator, whose product MSSSQHPSMGRPIEILLVEDSPSDANLTIRNLENGKLNNHIHWVEDGDSAMAYLHQEGEYSQRPLPDIILLDLNLPGMDGREVLEAIKTDPHLRHIPVVVLTTSDNEVDILAAYQMSANCYITKPVDIHQFIQVIRLINDFWLTIVKLPNLP is encoded by the coding sequence ATGTCCTCCAGCCAGCATCCCTCCATGGGGCGTCCGATCGAAATTCTACTCGTTGAAGATTCACCGAGTGATGCAAACCTGACAATCCGTAATCTAGAGAATGGGAAACTCAACAATCATATCCATTGGGTCGAAGACGGTGATTCTGCAATGGCCTACTTACACCAAGAGGGTGAGTACAGTCAGCGACCGCTCCCAGATATTATCTTGCTAGATTTAAACTTACCGGGTATGGATGGACGGGAAGTCCTGGAAGCCATTAAGACCGATCCACACCTGCGCCACATTCCAGTGGTCGTTTTAACGACTTCGGACAACGAAGTTGATATCTTAGCTGCTTACCAAATGAGTGCTAATTGCTACATTACCAAACCTGTAGACATTCATCAGTTTATTCAAGTCATCCGGTTAATTAACGATTTTTGGTTAACGATTGTCAAGCTCCCTAATCTACCGTGA
- a CDS encoding MBL fold metallo-hydrolase — protein sequence MAHLTHRRSENVAGEFYVDQSCIDCDTCRWMAPTVFTRENRQSAVYHQPQSDGDRLAAMQALLSCPTASIGTVEKPQDIQSVHSSIPIPIVDHVYHCGYHAESSFGAASYLIVQSEGNILVDSPRFAPPLVKQLEKLGGIRYLYLTHRDDVADHQKFRDHFQCDRILHRDEITPKTETVEMQLTGSEPYELAPDVRIIPVPGHTEGHTVLLYDDRILFSGDHLAWSPKQNQLVGFREVCWYSWEAQIRSMERLATYAFEWVLPGHGRRYQADRSTMNREMQKCIAWMKLDRRAGEWD from the coding sequence ATGGCACACCTAACCCATCGGCGATCGGAAAATGTTGCGGGTGAATTTTATGTCGATCAGTCTTGCATTGATTGCGATACCTGTCGCTGGATGGCTCCGACGGTCTTTACTCGGGAGAATCGGCAATCGGCGGTCTATCACCAACCGCAGTCAGATGGTGATCGTCTTGCTGCCATGCAAGCCTTGCTGTCCTGTCCCACGGCTTCGATCGGCACAGTGGAGAAACCGCAGGATATCCAATCCGTTCATTCCAGTATTCCCATTCCCATTGTCGATCATGTTTACCATTGCGGCTACCATGCTGAAAGTTCCTTTGGGGCCGCAAGTTATCTAATTGTGCAATCGGAAGGCAATATTTTAGTAGACTCTCCCCGGTTTGCACCCCCATTGGTCAAGCAGTTGGAAAAACTGGGCGGCATTCGATATCTCTATCTCACCCATCGGGACGATGTGGCCGATCACCAAAAATTTCGGGATCATTTTCAGTGCGATCGCATTCTCCATCGTGATGAAATCACCCCAAAGACGGAAACGGTGGAAATGCAACTGACGGGTTCGGAACCCTACGAACTCGCCCCGGATGTGCGCATCATTCCGGTTCCGGGGCACACGGAAGGTCACACAGTTCTACTCTACGACGATCGGATTCTTTTCAGTGGCGATCATCTAGCTTGGTCGCCGAAGCAGAATCAATTGGTGGGGTTTCGGGAAGTCTGTTGGTATTCCTGGGAGGCACAGATTCGATCGATGGAACGGTTGGCCACCTACGCCTTTGAGTGGGTGTTGCCGGGGCATGGGCGGCGCTATCAAGCCGATCGGTCAACAATGAACCGCGAAATGCAGAAATGTATTGCTTGGATGAAACTCGATCGACGGGCGGGCGAATGGGATTAG
- a CDS encoding DRTGG domain-containing protein, which translates to MAKSAKYLVVGSLEAYSGKSAVILGVAHQLQAQGLDIAYGKPLSGDIGNSEDEDEDIPFIPETLKLADDRVQPTVLNLNAERIAHRLGANDRPPYLAQLQQQCVAQEGDLVILEGPGSLDEGRLFDFSLGQMANAVGGTILLVARYHSILLLDNLLAAKQQLGDRLLGVVINDVPSKQWTTVTQQVKPFLEAQGIAVFGILPSSTLLRSVSVAELVHQLKAEVLCRADRLDLLVESLTIGAMNVNSALKYFRQGHNMAVVTGGDRTDLQLAALETSTQCLILTGHLSPTKEILARAEEMEIPILSVDLDTLTTVEIIDHAFGQVRLHEPIKVECVYEMSADHVDCDRLLKALRG; encoded by the coding sequence GTGGCAAAGTCCGCAAAATATCTGGTTGTGGGTTCTCTAGAAGCCTACAGTGGTAAATCGGCTGTCATTTTAGGGGTTGCGCATCAATTACAAGCCCAAGGGCTAGACATTGCCTATGGCAAGCCTCTGAGTGGAGACATTGGCAATAGCGAAGATGAAGATGAGGATATTCCGTTTATTCCGGAAACCCTGAAATTGGCGGACGATCGCGTCCAACCGACGGTACTCAACCTCAATGCAGAGCGGATCGCTCACCGACTGGGGGCCAACGATCGTCCCCCTTACTTGGCTCAATTGCAGCAGCAGTGCGTTGCGCAGGAGGGAGACTTAGTCATTCTAGAAGGCCCCGGATCGTTGGATGAAGGGCGTTTGTTTGATTTCTCCTTGGGGCAAATGGCCAATGCGGTGGGGGGCACAATTTTGCTGGTGGCCCGGTATCACTCTATTCTGCTGTTAGATAATTTGTTGGCGGCGAAGCAGCAACTGGGCGATCGCTTGTTGGGGGTCGTGATCAATGACGTGCCTAGTAAGCAGTGGACGACGGTGACGCAACAAGTCAAACCCTTCTTGGAGGCGCAGGGCATTGCAGTGTTTGGCATTCTGCCCAGTAGTACGCTGCTGCGCAGTGTGAGTGTGGCCGAGTTGGTGCACCAGTTGAAGGCGGAAGTCCTGTGTCGGGCCGATCGGTTAGATCTGTTAGTAGAAAGCTTGACGATCGGGGCGATGAATGTCAACTCTGCGTTGAAATATTTCCGTCAAGGTCACAACATGGCGGTGGTTACCGGGGGCGATCGTACGGATCTGCAACTGGCTGCCTTGGAAACCTCAACCCAATGCCTGATCCTGACAGGACATCTTTCGCCAACTAAAGAAATCCTAGCCCGTGCAGAGGAAATGGAGATTCCTATTCTCTCGGTGGATTTGGATACGTTGACCACGGTCGAAATTATCGATCATGCCTTTGGGCAGGTGCGGCTCCATGAACCCATTAAGGTGGAGTGTGTCTATGAAATGTCTGCCGATCATGTCGATTGCGATCGCTTATTGAAAGCGCTTAGAGGCTAG
- a CDS encoding FAD-dependent oxidoreductase, with translation MPQPQRLVLIGGGHSHAIALRLWGMQPLPHVQVTLISDVTEAPYSGMLPGHLAGFYRHQDCHIDLRSLATFANATLILDSAIGIDSNQQKVICQNHDPIAFDILSIDIGSTPQIPHEPNSFIIPAKPVPQFLTWWKQLCDRIQQTSHPTITLSIIGGGVGGVELALNLQARLAQLMDPTQIQIHLFHRSPDLLPQQAPWVQHYLQQQLQARQIQLYLNETVTAAIAPTVHCASGLTVTCDASLWVTQATAPAWLRTTGLALDDRGFIAVNAALQSPSHPHIFAAGDIATLIDRPCPKAGVFAVRQGPPLFQNLRHALQGQPLQAYHPQRRYLSLIGTGDRSAVATWGRWGWASPLCWWWKDWIDRRFMRQFQTLKNPLSAEIPTPSERP, from the coding sequence ATGCCCCAGCCTCAACGACTTGTTTTAATCGGGGGTGGCCATAGCCACGCGATCGCCCTGCGGTTGTGGGGGATGCAACCCTTACCCCATGTGCAAGTCACGCTCATCAGCGATGTCACCGAAGCCCCCTATTCCGGCATGTTACCAGGACATCTTGCTGGATTCTATCGCCACCAGGATTGCCATATTGATTTACGATCACTCGCAACATTTGCCAACGCAACATTAATTTTAGATTCTGCGATCGGTATTGATAGCAATCAACAAAAAGTAATCTGCCAAAATCACGATCCCATTGCCTTTGATATTCTCTCCATTGACATCGGCAGCACTCCCCAGATTCCCCATGAACCTAATTCGTTCATTATTCCTGCCAAACCCGTTCCGCAGTTTCTCACCTGGTGGAAACAGCTTTGCGATCGTATTCAACAAACCTCTCACCCAACCATCACCCTCAGCATCATCGGCGGTGGTGTGGGTGGGGTAGAACTCGCCCTCAACCTACAAGCCCGCCTCGCCCAACTGATGGATCCTACACAAATTCAGATCCACCTCTTCCATCGCAGCCCCGACCTTCTACCCCAGCAAGCCCCTTGGGTGCAACACTATCTCCAGCAGCAACTGCAAGCACGCCAGATCCAGCTTTACCTCAACGAAACCGTCACCGCCGCGATCGCCCCAACCGTCCACTGCGCCTCCGGTTTGACCGTGACCTGTGATGCCAGCCTCTGGGTCACCCAAGCCACCGCCCCAGCATGGCTCCGCACAACGGGATTGGCACTGGACGATCGGGGATTTATTGCCGTCAATGCAGCCCTGCAATCCCCATCCCATCCCCACATTTTCGCAGCGGGCGATATTGCTACTCTGATCGATCGGCCCTGCCCCAAGGCGGGCGTCTTTGCCGTGCGCCAGGGCCCCCCGTTATTCCAGAACCTACGCCACGCCCTGCAAGGTCAGCCCCTCCAGGCGTATCACCCCCAACGACGTTACCTGAGCCTGATTGGCACGGGCGATCGATCAGCGGTGGCCACCTGGGGCCGTTGGGGCTGGGCATCGCCGTTGTGCTGGTGGTGGAAGGATTGGATCGATCGACGCTTCATGCGACAATTTCAGACACTGAAAAATCCCCTCTCCGCAGAAATTCCTACACCCAGCGAACGACCCTGA
- a CDS encoding ATP-binding protein has product MTQSHAINILLVEDNPADASLFRRVFWRLEQDTWKLVEVQTLEDAIDTYCNYSNLVPGQRTFDVVLLDLGLPDATGLDTLKQFRMALPNAVVIVLTGLDDETIALQAVGEGAQDYLVKDQVTPQWLLRTIRFAIERNNLLSQLKYSEECTRNSLEREQELNHLKSSFVAMVSHEFRNPLGVIRNGMEIVRQLLPDTLENNVEKWFNQIESATEQLVYLVNDVLLLSQVQATSLRCNPAVVDLEDFCSEIIETISQSLDDRLHSIWFDITGDSVSVFTDPNLLWHICTNLLSNAIKYSPQGGVIQLGLTYQADQVILRVKDPGIGISEETQRHLFESFYRGSNAKGITGTGLGLVIVKRCVDVLQGNIEITSALNVGTTVTITLPLNQPSSASERHQVSETREVP; this is encoded by the coding sequence ATGACACAATCACACGCTATCAATATTCTTCTAGTTGAAGATAATCCAGCAGATGCCAGCCTTTTCCGTCGCGTATTTTGGAGGCTAGAGCAGGATACCTGGAAGTTAGTTGAAGTCCAAACCCTGGAAGACGCGATCGACACCTATTGCAACTACTCTAATCTCGTCCCAGGGCAGCGAACCTTTGATGTTGTGTTGCTAGATTTAGGGCTACCTGATGCAACTGGATTAGACACGCTCAAGCAATTTCGCATGGCCCTTCCCAACGCAGTGGTGATTGTTTTAACGGGATTAGATGATGAAACGATTGCATTACAAGCCGTTGGAGAAGGAGCCCAAGACTATCTCGTCAAGGATCAAGTCACGCCACAATGGTTACTCCGAACCATCCGGTTTGCGATCGAGCGCAATAACCTGTTGAGTCAACTTAAATACAGTGAAGAATGTACCCGCAATTCCCTAGAGCGGGAGCAAGAGTTAAATCACTTGAAATCCAGCTTTGTCGCGATGGTGTCCCATGAATTTCGGAACCCCCTAGGCGTCATCCGGAACGGCATGGAAATTGTCCGACAACTTTTGCCGGACACCCTGGAAAACAATGTGGAGAAATGGTTCAACCAAATTGAATCCGCTACGGAGCAACTCGTTTACCTGGTCAACGATGTTCTGCTGTTGAGCCAAGTGCAAGCCACGAGCTTAAGGTGTAATCCGGCTGTCGTAGATCTGGAGGATTTTTGTAGTGAAATTATAGAAACCATCTCCCAAAGCTTAGACGATCGCCTGCACTCGATTTGGTTTGACATCACGGGCGACTCCGTCAGCGTGTTTACAGACCCCAATTTACTTTGGCATATTTGCACCAATCTGCTGTCCAACGCAATTAAATATTCCCCCCAAGGCGGTGTGATTCAATTGGGGTTAACCTACCAGGCCGATCAAGTCATCCTCCGCGTGAAAGATCCAGGGATTGGAATTTCTGAAGAAACCCAGCGTCATTTATTTGAAAGCTTCTATCGGGGCAGTAATGCCAAGGGGATTACTGGCACTGGACTGGGGCTAGTGATTGTGAAACGCTGTGTAGATGTTCTGCAAGGAAACATTGAGATTACCAGCGCTCTGAATGTTGGAACAACCGTCACCATTACGCTCCCCCTCAACCAGCCAAGCTCCGCCTCTGAAAGACATCAAGTGAGTGAAACCCGTGAAGTTCCATAA
- a CDS encoding RsmB/NOP family class I SAM-dependent RNA methyltransferase: MAQPSNLLLKLARQLFPDGVERDQFVDALVHPKAFHPCILWCQPQAESFTTLPPLEWQPQFVDRLQLGQQPGKHPLHDQGAFYCLDFSSVFAASVLLAIAPTVAKCKLVFDMCASPGGKSVFAWQALHPELLLANEVIGKRTGALISNFRRCHISPSAVMSVDSQILAEVIPAIANVVLVDAPCSGQSLLAKGIPNPGCFHPVNVNKNANRQKRILANSAHLVASQGYLVYMTCTYAPEENERVIEWLLDRFPDFQAVEVDHLHPYRSHLTDLPCYRIFPHDRLGAGAFTTLLQNTSGTASRPLPEAFLNQPRITVI; this comes from the coding sequence ATGGCGCAACCGTCTAATCTCCTATTGAAACTGGCTAGACAACTGTTTCCTGATGGTGTAGAACGTGATCAATTTGTCGATGCATTAGTGCATCCCAAAGCGTTTCATCCCTGTATCCTCTGGTGCCAGCCCCAGGCAGAAAGTTTTACCACCCTGCCCCCCCTGGAATGGCAACCTCAGTTTGTCGATCGGCTGCAATTAGGACAACAACCTGGCAAACACCCACTGCACGATCAAGGGGCTTTTTACTGTTTAGATTTTTCCTCGGTTTTTGCCGCATCGGTGTTGCTGGCCATTGCGCCCACTGTTGCTAAGTGCAAATTAGTCTTTGACATGTGCGCCTCTCCCGGCGGCAAAAGCGTGTTTGCGTGGCAAGCCTTGCACCCCGAATTACTCCTGGCCAACGAGGTCATCGGTAAACGCACAGGCGCACTCATTTCCAACTTCCGGCGTTGTCATATTAGCCCCTCTGCGGTGATGAGCGTGGATTCGCAAATTCTGGCAGAGGTGATTCCTGCGATCGCCAATGTCGTCTTAGTCGATGCGCCCTGTAGTGGTCAGTCTCTCCTGGCTAAGGGCATTCCCAATCCGGGCTGCTTCCATCCGGTGAACGTAAATAAAAATGCCAATCGCCAAAAGCGGATTCTAGCCAATTCCGCCCACCTTGTTGCCTCCCAAGGCTATTTAGTGTACATGACCTGCACCTACGCCCCCGAGGAAAACGAGCGCGTTATCGAATGGCTCCTAGACCGCTTTCCAGACTTCCAAGCCGTTGAAGTAGACCATTTACACCCCTACCGATCGCACCTCACCGATCTGCCTTGTTATCGAATTTTTCCCCACGATCGTCTGGGTGCAGGAGCTTTCACCACCCTTTTACAAAATACATCCGGTACCGCCTCAAGACCATTACCTGAAGCATTTCTCAATCAACCTCGTATTACAGTCATTTAA
- a CDS encoding PAS domain-containing protein, translating to MTSSNLSSTPLDRSQQLERSLRLVRVCHHTLVHAKEEQELLHTLCQLIVDVGGYSSAWVSSPDQDAEAIHQTLSNAGDRSDPLQRAAIALPLIYDNQCFGTLHIAAIDVTDIIDVADVTDVIEAAQIAPFPPEELEILTELADHLSYGIHTLRQTQKHQDLQTALESQIKLDRLINHLTSSLIQASPQAIDQCINQALRAIGEFAQVDHSYIFHYSDDHLTHSMTHEWVADGIPSQIHHTQNFPLAQLPWSTKRLQNGEIVHISSVANLGPDADRDHQTFQRFGIQSALALPLRTRNQIIGLVGFISFHQELLWPEDHIHLLRSFADVLANALQRQRAECQLQESEQRYASLAAAAPVGIFRTNGSGHCIYVNDRWSQMTGLSREDALGDGWMACLHPDDRAQVIQTWQQQLQHKIPSSTEYRLQHTNGQTLWVFCQAVAEYDTSGQISGYVGTITDLTDRKQAELSLQQATQAQIHLQYLAVVIEQVPISIALFDRDMNYLAASQQWLTDYKVDRPSLIGHNHYEIFPEIGEDWKTVHQRCLQGEFVSQLEECFQRVDGTLQWISWDARPWFTPTGEIGGILLFTVDISELKQLEQQRREQEIEVSLVLQGAKAGTWRWDPVNCHSIWSEENYGLLGYAPGDCEASYENWLNAVHPEDRGIAETCIQKALEQGNDFAFEYRALLPDGSERWLTCLGQVFYNDQLQPSSLIGIQFDISDRKQAELALQQLNQELETRIAQRTAELEASEERLRLALESANQGMYDLNLQTGKVWVNPEYATMLGYDPVTFEETNANWADRLHPADRDLITQTYHNYITGTIPEYKAEFRQRTPTGNWKWILSLGKIVAWDEQGNPLRMVGTHTDITDRKQAEEERLKSAQLQQELNLLESLLDTVLAGYWDWDIANHTEYMSPGLKKMLGYENDELANVPETWQNLIFQEDLPKVFESFERHVQSHGTLPHYNEVRYHHKDGSTVWVICAGRVIEWDASGQPLRMIGCHVDITDRKRAEAILQTSEERLQLALEGSGDGLWDWDIPSGAVYLSPRWLEMLGYGVGDLPGHVHTWQQLIHPDDAPYVTATLQAHLKDSSIPYAFEYRMKHRSGEWRWIANYGKVVTYDLAGKPLRMVGIHRDITDRKHAEAALQESEARFRYLADYAPVLMIMTDAEQHCIHVNKRWLEFTGRTLEQEINHGWMKSIHPHDRAVCSKTYTIAFQAHHPFELEFRLQRANGAYRWFLTTGIPRFDSNGVLLGYIISGTDITGRKRAEAQVLRLKTALENALEGISQLNLDGYYIQVNQAYAAICGYEPEELIGQPWQVTIHPEDLHSSEQVYQTMLELGKSAAEIRGIRQDGSQFYKEVSLILACDDQGNAIGHYCFMKDITARKQAEEQLKQVNIELQRSNQELEQFAYIASHDLQEPLRAIIGYTQLLEDIYHQSHSAESPIADPKTQEYMTFIIQGAKRMRALIQDLLAYSRAGSRPLTPSLTDCNAVLIDVLNNLAIAIAECKATITHDPLPTLFIDRIQLAQIFQNLISNAIKFNQADNPQVHIFVREFPADPTRSDPHRPPEHHWQFAVQDNGIGIKRQYLDRIFEIFRRLHSQQKFPGTGIGLAICKKIVERHGGTIWAESELGQGTTFYFTVLNLNSTGFSPQ from the coding sequence ATGACTTCATCCAACCTGTCATCCACACCTTTAGACCGAAGTCAGCAATTGGAGCGATCGCTCCGCCTGGTCAGAGTATGCCACCATACGCTAGTTCATGCCAAGGAAGAACAGGAACTTTTGCACACCCTGTGTCAGCTCATTGTGGACGTGGGGGGATATTCGTCAGCTTGGGTGAGTTCTCCTGATCAGGATGCCGAAGCCATCCACCAGACCTTAAGCAATGCGGGCGATCGATCAGACCCACTTCAACGAGCCGCGATCGCACTACCGCTAATCTACGACAATCAGTGCTTTGGCACCCTGCATATTGCCGCAATTGATGTCACTGACATCATTGATGTAGCTGACGTAACTGACGTAATTGAGGCCGCACAGATTGCCCCCTTCCCGCCGGAAGAGCTTGAGATCCTCACTGAGTTGGCCGATCACTTGAGCTATGGCATTCACACATTACGGCAAACCCAAAAACACCAAGATCTCCAAACAGCACTGGAATCACAAATCAAACTCGATCGCCTAATTAACCACCTCACCAGTAGCCTGATTCAAGCATCGCCCCAAGCCATTGATCAATGCATTAACCAAGCGTTGCGAGCAATTGGCGAATTTGCACAAGTCGATCACAGCTATATTTTTCACTATTCCGACGACCATCTCACCCACAGTATGACCCACGAATGGGTCGCCGACGGCATTCCCTCTCAGATTCACCATACCCAAAACTTTCCCCTGGCCCAGTTGCCCTGGAGTACAAAACGCCTGCAGAACGGAGAAATTGTCCATATCAGCAGCGTTGCCAACCTAGGCCCCGACGCTGATCGCGATCACCAAACCTTTCAGCGCTTTGGTATTCAATCTGCTCTTGCCCTGCCTCTCCGTACTCGGAACCAAATCATTGGCCTCGTGGGGTTCATTTCCTTTCACCAAGAGCTGCTTTGGCCAGAAGATCATATCCATCTCCTGCGCAGTTTTGCCGATGTATTAGCCAATGCCCTCCAACGACAACGAGCAGAATGCCAATTACAGGAGAGTGAGCAACGCTATGCATCCTTAGCAGCGGCGGCCCCCGTCGGCATTTTCCGAACCAATGGCAGCGGCCACTGCATTTATGTCAACGATCGCTGGAGCCAAATGACGGGCTTATCCCGAGAAGACGCGCTGGGTGACGGTTGGATGGCTTGCTTACACCCCGACGATCGGGCACAGGTGATCCAAACCTGGCAGCAGCAACTCCAACACAAAATCCCCTCTAGCACAGAATATCGACTACAACACACCAACGGTCAAACCCTTTGGGTCTTTTGCCAAGCCGTTGCCGAATATGACACCAGTGGTCAGATTAGCGGTTATGTGGGCACCATAACTGACTTAACCGATCGTAAACAGGCAGAACTGTCCCTCCAACAAGCCACCCAAGCCCAGATTCACCTGCAATATCTTGCAGTGGTCATTGAGCAGGTGCCCATCTCCATTGCCCTGTTCGATCGCGACATGAACTACCTGGCCGCCAGCCAGCAATGGTTAACGGATTATAAGGTCGATCGACCCTCACTCATTGGTCACAACCATTACGAAATTTTCCCGGAAATTGGGGAGGATTGGAAAACGGTTCACCAGCGTTGCCTACAGGGAGAATTTGTCAGTCAACTAGAGGAGTGCTTCCAGCGGGTAGACGGCACCCTCCAATGGATTTCCTGGGATGCGCGCCCTTGGTTTACGCCCACTGGGGAAATTGGCGGGATTCTGCTATTTACCGTCGATATTTCAGAACTCAAACAACTAGAACAGCAGCGCCGCGAACAGGAAATCGAAGTATCCCTGGTGTTGCAAGGGGCAAAGGCAGGAACCTGGCGATGGGATCCGGTCAACTGTCATTCCATCTGGTCTGAGGAAAATTATGGCTTACTGGGGTATGCACCAGGGGATTGCGAAGCATCCTACGAAAATTGGTTAAATGCAGTCCACCCAGAGGATCGAGGTATCGCTGAAACCTGCATTCAAAAAGCACTAGAGCAAGGCAATGATTTTGCCTTTGAATATCGAGCCTTGCTCCCCGATGGTTCAGAACGGTGGCTGACCTGTCTGGGACAGGTTTTTTACAACGATCAGCTACAACCTAGCAGCCTGATTGGCATTCAGTTTGATATCAGCGATCGCAAACAAGCAGAACTCGCCCTACAACAACTGAATCAGGAACTAGAAACCCGCATCGCCCAACGCACCGCAGAACTCGAAGCAAGTGAAGAACGATTACGCCTTGCGCTGGAATCGGCCAATCAAGGCATGTACGATCTCAATCTCCAAACGGGAAAAGTCTGGGTTAACCCAGAATATGCCACGATGCTGGGCTACGATCCAGTCACGTTTGAAGAAACCAACGCCAATTGGGCTGATCGTCTCCATCCTGCCGATCGCGACTTGATTACACAGACCTACCACAACTACATCACCGGAACCATTCCAGAATACAAAGCAGAATTTCGTCAACGCACTCCTACAGGTAATTGGAAATGGATTCTCTCCCTCGGGAAAATTGTTGCCTGGGATGAACAGGGGAACCCTCTGCGCATGGTTGGCACCCACACCGATATCACCGATCGCAAACAAGCCGAAGAAGAACGCCTCAAATCAGCCCAACTACAACAGGAACTAAATCTTTTAGAAAGCCTTCTGGATACTGTCCTAGCAGGTTATTGGGACTGGGATATTGCCAATCATACGGAATACATGAGTCCTGGTTTAAAGAAAATGCTGGGCTACGAAAATGACGAACTAGCAAACGTTCCAGAAACTTGGCAAAATCTAATTTTTCAGGAAGATCTCCCCAAGGTTTTTGAGAGTTTTGAGCGCCACGTCCAAAGCCATGGAACCCTTCCCCACTACAACGAAGTGCGCTATCACCATAAAGATGGTTCGACGGTTTGGGTGATCTGTGCCGGACGAGTGATTGAGTGGGATGCCAGCGGACAGCCCTTACGCATGATTGGCTGCCATGTCGATATCACCGATCGTAAACGGGCAGAAGCCATTCTCCAAACCAGTGAGGAACGCCTACAACTCGCCCTAGAAGGATCGGGGGATGGATTGTGGGACTGGGATATTCCCAGCGGCGCAGTCTATCTCAGCCCTCGCTGGTTGGAAATGCTAGGCTACGGCGTCGGCGATCTCCCCGGCCATGTCCACACCTGGCAACAGCTCATCCATCCCGATGATGCTCCTTATGTTACGGCCACTCTGCAAGCCCATCTCAAAGATAGTTCGATTCCCTATGCCTTTGAGTACCGCATGAAGCATCGATCGGGGGAATGGCGCTGGATCGCGAACTATGGCAAAGTCGTCACCTATGATCTAGCCGGGAAGCCCCTACGCATGGTCGGGATCCATCGTGATATCACCGATCGCAAGCACGCAGAAGCTGCCCTCCAAGAAAGTGAAGCCCGTTTCCGATATTTAGCGGACTACGCACCCGTCCTGATGATAATGACCGATGCCGAGCAGCATTGCATCCACGTTAACAAACGCTGGCTTGAATTCACAGGTCGGACGTTAGAGCAAGAAATCAATCATGGCTGGATGAAAAGTATCCATCCCCACGATCGCGCTGTATGTTCAAAAACCTATACCATAGCCTTTCAAGCCCATCACCCCTTTGAATTAGAATTTCGTTTGCAGCGGGCTAATGGTGCCTATCGATGGTTCCTGACCACCGGCATTCCCCGATTTGATTCAAATGGTGTTTTGTTAGGCTACATTATCTCGGGCACTGACATCACTGGTCGTAAACGGGCAGAAGCTCAAGTTTTGCGCCTCAAAACCGCCCTGGAAAATGCCCTGGAAGGCATCTCTCAGCTGAACCTCGATGGCTACTATATTCAAGTTAACCAAGCATACGCTGCCATCTGTGGGTATGAGCCGGAAGAACTCATCGGCCAACCCTGGCAAGTAACCATCCATCCCGAGGATTTACATTCCTCAGAACAGGTTTACCAAACCATGCTGGAGCTGGGGAAGTCTGCAGCGGAGATTCGGGGAATTCGGCAAGATGGCTCGCAATTTTATAAAGAAGTTTCCCTCATCCTCGCTTGCGATGACCAAGGCAATGCGATCGGTCATTATTGCTTTATGAAAGATATTACAGCCCGCAAACAAGCGGAGGAACAGCTCAAACAAGTCAATATTGAACTTCAACGATCGAACCAAGAACTTGAGCAGTTTGCCTACATTGCTTCCCACGATCTGCAGGAACCCCTGCGCGCCATCATTGGCTATACCCAGCTCCTGGAAGACATTTATCACCAGTCTCATTCTGCCGAATCCCCGATCGCCGATCCCAAAACTCAGGAATACATGACATTTATTATCCAGGGGGCGAAGCGGATGAGAGCATTGATTCAAGATTTACTCGCCTATTCCCGGGCTGGTAGTCGTCCCCTAACCCCAAGCCTCACGGACTGCAATGCTGTGCTAATCGATGTGTTAAATAACTTAGCAATCGCGATCGCGGAATGTAAAGCCACTATCACGCACGATCCCTTACCGACGCTATTCATCGATCGCATCCAACTCGCCCAAATCTTCCAAAACTTAATTAGTAATGCAATTAAGTTTAATCAGGCAGACAACCCCCAAGTCCATATTTTTGTGAGGGAGTTTCCTGCCGATCCCACACGATCCGATCCCCACCGTCCGCCAGAGCACCATTGGCAATTTGCCGTCCAAGACAATGGGATCGGGATTAAACGCCAATACCTCGATCGCATTTTTGAAATCTTTCGCCGACTCCACAGTCAGCAGAAATTTCCCGGCACCGGCATTGGTCTAGCGATTTGCAAAAAAATTGTTGAACGCCACGGGGGAACCATTTGGGCAGAGTCAGAATTAGGCCAAGGAACAACTTTTTACTTTACAGTGTTAAATTTAAATTCCACAGGTTTCAGCCCCCAGTAA